In a single window of the Candidatus Zixiibacteriota bacterium genome:
- the nadB gene encoding L-aspartate oxidase, with product MERQYDFLVAGTGIAGLFYALEVARLNPGVRIAIVTKKAAEDTNTNRAQGGIAAVLGGTDSFDSHVRDTLTAGCGLCHEDVVREIIHAAPAAIADLVAYGVKFTRRGGHYSLGREGGHSVSRVVRAGDLTGGEIERALLAACDASSAQIDFFRDHIVLDLIVGQTEDGRVCSGAYVFAEEDREFIAFCAPVTLLATGGLGQVYYHTSNPMIATGDGIAIAHRAGVSVGNLEFIQFHPTTLFSPERWPFLISEAVRGEGGRLLSVDGRLIMENAHELKDLAPRDVVARTIHKELKESGREFVLLDISHRDEEFIKERFPNIYRTCRQRGFDITKRPVPVVPAAHYSCGGVMAGLDGETELAGLYVAGEIAMTGMHGANRLASNSLLEAVVMAKRSAQVSCDYGRTASATVTMPTDHALASSLHTSGEKVLLAHDRHQLGRIMSDFVGIVRNETLLKLALDKVQKMRSVVEQHYLATPATYDVIELRNMTTVSELIIRSALMRKESRGLQWIEDYPDTDDTLLNDTIIPGAPDTKE from the coding sequence GCGATCGTGACCAAGAAGGCGGCTGAAGACACCAATACGAATCGGGCGCAAGGCGGTATCGCGGCCGTTCTGGGTGGCACTGACTCGTTTGATTCACATGTCAGGGACACGCTCACAGCCGGGTGTGGATTGTGCCACGAGGATGTGGTCCGAGAGATCATTCATGCCGCGCCAGCCGCGATCGCTGATCTTGTGGCCTATGGAGTTAAGTTCACAAGACGGGGTGGTCACTACAGCCTCGGTCGTGAAGGAGGCCACTCAGTGTCCCGCGTTGTGCGAGCAGGAGATCTGACCGGCGGTGAGATTGAGCGAGCTCTGTTGGCGGCATGTGATGCGAGTTCAGCCCAGATCGATTTTTTCCGAGATCACATTGTACTCGACTTGATTGTGGGCCAAACCGAAGATGGACGGGTATGCTCGGGGGCATATGTCTTCGCCGAGGAAGATAGAGAGTTTATCGCTTTTTGTGCACCAGTAACGCTTCTGGCAACCGGTGGACTGGGCCAAGTGTACTACCATACCAGTAATCCTATGATTGCAACCGGCGACGGAATCGCTATCGCCCACCGGGCCGGGGTGTCGGTCGGCAATCTGGAGTTCATTCAGTTTCATCCGACTACTCTTTTCAGTCCCGAACGATGGCCGTTTCTAATATCCGAGGCGGTACGTGGCGAGGGCGGACGACTGCTCTCGGTTGACGGACGTCTCATCATGGAGAATGCTCACGAACTGAAGGACCTTGCGCCGCGAGATGTTGTCGCTCGAACGATTCACAAGGAACTTAAAGAGAGCGGCCGGGAGTTCGTACTGCTTGACATAAGTCATCGCGACGAAGAATTTATCAAGGAAAGATTCCCGAATATCTATCGCACCTGTCGGCAGCGCGGTTTTGATATTACCAAGCGACCGGTTCCCGTTGTTCCTGCCGCTCACTACTCGTGTGGTGGAGTCATGGCGGGTCTCGACGGTGAGACAGAGTTGGCCGGGTTGTATGTGGCCGGTGAGATAGCTATGACAGGGATGCACGGAGCCAATCGCCTGGCTTCGAATTCGCTTCTGGAAGCGGTCGTGATGGCCAAACGGTCAGCCCAGGTTTCGTGCGATTACGGCAGGACAGCGAGTGCGACGGTGACTATGCCGACCGATCATGCCCTGGCTTCGTCGCTTCACACCTCGGGTGAAAAAGTACTATTGGCTCATGATCGTCATCAACTCGGACGGATAATGTCGGACTTCGTTGGCATTGTTCGCAACGAAACCCTCCTGAAATTAGCCCTGGACAAGGTTCAGAAGATGAGATCGGTTGTCGAGCAGCACTACCTGGCAACCCCGGCTACCTACGACGTAATCGAACTGCGCAACATGACTACCGTCTCGGAGTTGATTATCCGGTCTGCGCTCATGCGTAAGGAATCACGCGGCTTGCAGTGGATCGAAGACTATCCTGACACCGATGACACCTTACTCAATGACACTATCATCCCCGGAGCACCTGATACGAAAGAGTAA